GTGCGGCCAAATTCACCCATCACTACTACCAGCGTCTCGTCCAAAGTACCACGCTCTGAAAGATCCTCGATCAGAGCCGACAAGCCCTGATCGAGCATCGGCAGAAGCTCTGTCTGGAGCGCCTCGAAATTCTTGGAGTGCGTGTCCCAGCCGTCGCAGACTGTCATCTCGTTAAAGTGAATTGTTGTCATCGGTACGCCGGCTTGCGCCAACCGGCGCGCCAGCAGCAAAGCGCGGCCAAAACGGTGATCGCCATATCGCTCGCGCAAACGTGTCGGCTCGCCGTCGAGGGAAAAAACATCGGCAGAGCCGCCTTGCGCTCCGGTCAGTGCGATCGCCTGATCGCGTAACTCGTGATAGGCCGTGCCGTTTGTGGTTGCCGGCCGACGCGATTCGATGAACGATAACAACCGCGCACGACGGTCGAGCCGGTCGGCCTCGATATCGTCAGGTCGACCGAGCGCGGGCACAGCATCGCGCGTGCCAGGGTCGCCGTCGACGCAAAGGGGATCAAACAGCGGACCGAGGAAACCGCCGCCGCCGCCTCGGAGTGGAACCCGTGCTCGCTTGAACTCGCCTTGCAAACTGCTGCGCACGGCCAGCTGCGGAATCGCGATGTGTCCTGGCAAGGACAAACGGGGTGGCAGCATCGCGGCGGCCAATGCTCCGACGTGCGGTGAATCACTACGTTGCGGCGGCCGAACGTCGTTGTCCATCTCCGGACGTTCCACCTGCCGGCCCGTGAGCGTGTAATAGATCATCGGGGTGTGGTTGTGATTATTGTGGCTCACAGAGCGCACCAGCGCAAACTGCTCCGATAGCTGCGCCAAATGCGGCAGGTGTTCGCAGATGCTCAAGCCCGGGGTAACGGTAGCAATGGGCTTGAATGGTCCGCGAATTTCGGCCGCGGCCTCGGGCTTCAGATCCCACATATCCAAATGCGGTGGTCCGCCGAGCAGGTAGACAAAGATGCACGACCGGGCCGACGCGGGTCGGGCTTGGGAGGCGGCCGACCGGGCGAGTTGCGGCACCACACACCCACCCAAGGCAAGTCCACCACCGACGCGCAGAAATGTCCGGCGCGGGATAGGTAGTGCCAACGACGATTTGCGCGGGCGCAACATGGCGCGACGACCCTGGGTAAACTGTGCGACCAGCTAGGTACAACCGGGCGCATCCAAGATACCCGCAACCGCGGCCAAGGGAAGCAAAGGCCGCGCTCGGAGAACAATAAAGCCCGGCCGAGCGAATTCTCTAGTTGGGGAAAAACGGCCGATTCGTGTCGACGAGGAAATAGCCGTTGTTGGCAACCGGCATGAGCGGCATCCAACAGCGGCCGGCCACGGTGCTGGAACGGGCGTTTGGCTTGGGGAAGAAGGCCAGACCAATCGTGAAATTCCAGGCATCTTCGATCGAGCCAAGGGCTCCTGGCGCCGCCGAGGGGTGCATGTACGTCGCCAGTGCGAAAAGCGATACGCGATCATTGAGTGGTGCCGTCGCCGACGCCCCCGCCAAATAGTCTCCCAGGCTCCCGTCGCGCGTCAATCGCGACTGTTCGGGCCGACCGATCCAGAACCAAGTGTCAGGTCCGCCGGCTTGCCACTTATGGTGCAAATAGACATTCAACTGCTGGACCGCCTGCCACGTTGTGGGCCCGACCGTTGGCACAAGCAGCGTTTGGCCAAAACTGCGCCATGTGCCCCAGATGCCGATTTCGTTCCAGGGGCTAATGCAGTAGCCGAGTTGCCCACGCATCTGCATCAACATCGGGTTCTGCGCGAAGATGCCGTAGTTGTTGTTGTACATCGTGTCACTGACGATCGCGGCAGTCCACCGGGACGTGTCCGTCGCGCGACGAAACAATCCGAAGGTAAAAAACCCCTGGGTCTGCGCCAGGTTTTGATCGTCCAGGCGATAATCGGTGCCCGACCAATTGAAGACGCCGACGCTGGCGCCGATCTGAAACCCTATACCGGTCAACTCGCTGAGTTCTCCCAACCGAGTGCCGAAATTAAAGCCGGTCACGATGCCGTTGTTTTGCCAGCCGCCATCGGAGATGCCCTTGAACGAGTCGTAGCTGACGAATGCCATCAGCACATGATTCGGACAGTCGTCACAGCCAGCCGGCAGATCGCACGATCTGCCATCGATGTACTGCACACCGACATCCGACCCCGCCAAGGGCGCGCCGACCGGTTGAACATTCCCGGCGTTTGACGAGAGAGGCGTTCCAGTTGACGAATCGGCAGATTGCCGGCCGATCATGTTGGCTGCCGAGACGCACGAGAAATCCGTAGTGGCGTCACCCGCTGCGATATTGCCAATCAGGTCACTGGTCTGCGCGCAGGCAGAGCCGACGCCGAGAAACCCGGCGATCATGACTAGCCACGCTGCGCAGCGGTAACGCACCGCATGCCTCCCTGCTGTGGCAAATCGGCGGCTTGGATCGTTGATCCATGCACGCTACGGAATCGAGGCTGAAATCGCAGATCGGTGGGCCGCCCTACTCCCCGACGGGCCGGGTATCCATGACACGACCGTAACGGTCGTGCCAGCGTCGACTGTTAGCTCGGATCGACCGTCAAGCCTTACGAAATCGAAGGTTTGCGCCCGGGCCGGTTACTGGCGCTACGATCACGCGCGTCGTGCCTAACCCGTAGAGTTTGCCCAACCGCGACGACGATCAGGTTCGTTTCCCCTGCGGGGAAAAACAGTGGCGCGATCGACAGAATCCGCCAGGTCACAGATCGGCCAGCAGTCGGTCGACTTCGCGCAGCTGCTTATCGACGCGTGATTGCATCTCGTGGCGTTCATACCACCGGCCGAGAGCTCCGAGGCATTCGGGATCAAACCCGGTGCCGACATCCGCAGTCATGATTTCGTAGGTTCGCTCCCAAGAGAGGGCCTCGCGGTAGGGCCGTTTGGCGGTGAGAGCCTCGCACACGTCGGCCGTGGTGAGCACCCGGGTCATCCAAGAAACGTCGGCTCCGTCAAGCTGCCGATGGTAACCGCGGCCGTCGAGGCGTTCGTGATGCGCCCCGGCGATGTCGGCCGCCGTCTCGAAAGCAGCCAGCTTGCCAAGAATTCGTTGCGAGTAGTCGGGATGCTTGCGAATCTCGTCGAATTCTTCGGCGGTGGGTTTGCCGGGTTTATCGAGAATCAGATTCGACACGCCCAGCTTGCCGATGTCGTGCAACAACGCCACGCGTCGCAGATCGCGCTGGAGTTGCGGCGGGCAGCCGAATTGCTGCGCGACGCCGACCGCGATCTCGGCAACGCGCGTCGAGTGCTGATAAGTCCAGGGGCTTTTGGCGTCAACGACCGTGGCAAAAGCCTCGGCGACGCGATCGAGACATTCTTCGTCGGCCATGAGATGCGCATCTTTGGGCTCCCAACGATTCAATTCGGCGGGCAGGTCGTCGCTTCTCAACGTGGCCCAAAACGATTGCTCGTGTCGGAGCGCGTCGAGCGCATCGACTAATTGAGGATCGAACCATTGTCCGCGGCGGCGATGGGCGACGTCGATGGCCGGTCCTAATCCGAAGGTTGTGAAAAATACTTCCGCGGTCTGCGCCAGACAACAGATCCGTGCCAATAACGAGATCTCGTCTTTTTTCAGGCCGCAGGGGTGCCCCCGGCCATTCCAATGCTCGTCCAAATCCAGAATGGCGCGGGCCGTGGCCTCGGGCAGTTGCAGCATGCGGGCAATGTCGGCCCCGCGCTCGCAGCGCACTTTTGAAAGTCGCTTCGCCCCTTCGATGCCGCTGCGGGCCATGGCCGCCATGCGCATTAACTTCTCTACCACCGAGCCGCCGGGCGAACACTGGCCCCAGCAGTTCTTGATGCTTTCTCCGGCGCTTGACCAATCGCTCATGCGGATCGACCGTTTGACGCGATGATCGTCAGCCCCGAACAAATAGCTGATTTTGGCGGCGTTGCTCGAGCAGCCCAGGTCCTTTAACAGCAGTGCATAGAACAAGGCCGAACGATCCGCCTGTGATATCTGCAACTCTTCGGCCAGGCGCATGCCGATCAGAGCGCTGCGCATGCAGTGCCCTTCAGGATTGCCTTGCGTGATGTCCAGTGCCACGGAGAGCGCGGCGATGATTTCCGAAAAGCGGATCTCGTCGGCCACGATGAGCCGGCCCGCACTCGGAGGCGTGGCACAAAGGACGTCGCCCGCATCCTCACAGCAGGAACTCTGCGCCATGGTCTGATCCTCGTCAACCGTTGCAGGCTCTTAGTCAGCGCTCGAACCGCCTTTGGAAAACATAGGTCAAACATCGAGATTCAGCGGAGACGCGCTGGCGCTGCACGAACAATCGCGCCAGGCAATGCGGCCGGCATGGAAAGAACCGTAATTCGACGGGCTAACCGCCCGCAGCACAACGCACGCGGGGCGGCCCAGACGGGTTCACTGCTCGGCCCAAGGACGCATCTGCGGCGGCGCGGCTGGTTCTTGCCAGCGCCAAAACGGCTGATAGGCCACGGAGAGATAGGGAGTCTCGACGCGACGGCCCCCGGCCACAAGAGAACCCAACAGGGCATCGAGCGCTCCGCTAGTGAGCAAGGTGCGCTCGACATTCCATGAGGGTTGGCCGGTGAGCATCATCTGCTCGATGCCATTGAGGAGAATTGTGAAATGCGCCGCGGGGCGGCCTTCCTGAGTCCAAAATTGCGACGATTCGATCCGACCCTCCTGGGAATAGCGCCACGCGGCCGCCCATTCCCCCACTGCACCGTTCAACTCCAGAAAGTGAGTTCGCAGGCCATCCTGGTATTCCAGCGTAAATAGCTTCGGCTCCGGTACGGCGTTTCGCAGTGCCGTGCGTTCGACCCGCGGATTGGGCAGCCGCTGCCAGGCGGCATCGAATAACTCGATGTCGAATAGTCCGTCGTCAAAAGCTCTCCACACGGCATCGCCGCCCAGCGCACGTACTGCCTTAATGCCTGTTTCACCACCGCGGCGCTGTTCAGCCAGTGCCTGGGTAAATTCCATAGCGTGAAACGCGTACGCGTCGGACGAGCCGTAGGTGATGGTGACGATCTCCGTCAGTGATGCACCGCGCGCCACGTCGGCCGGCGGCTTGCGCCATGAGGTCGGCAGCGACGAGCCGGCCATCAAGGGAATCTTCATTTCCCGAGCTGTGTCATAAATCGCTTTGGCATCGGTCCAATTATCGGCCAGGTGTTTGTCGATAAACACCGGCACAACGCGACCGCTGGCGCGAAACACGCGAATCGTCTCGTCCCAGAATCTGCGCTTCGGATATTGCGTGTTGCCGGTTGCCGATTTCGGATATTGCCCGTGTTCGGCCACAAGCAGGACACCCTCGACGGCTAGTTGGCCCGTGCCCAGCGTCAGCGCATCTTCGATTGTTTCGCTCGTTCGAAAGCGGTGCGAAGCGGCCAACAGGCGGCTGATGTCGTTCGCGGGCCGCTGATCGGTATACAGCGACACGAGTTCTAGGGGCGAGTCCTTGCCCTTCCCGTCGAGTGAATCGGTTTGCAGCAGTCGGCTGACGATCACTTCGGCATGCGAGTTGTGCCGGTACTCTGTAACGAGCGCGGCTACGCGTTTCTTCTTGGTGGTAGCCGTTGTGGATTCGTCGGCCGTTGCCATCACGACGCAAGAAAACACCACCGCAACAAACAACGCCATCGACGTCAAACCAATATGTGGTCGTCGCCCGCGATGCTGCATTGGGGATAACCGTTTGAAGCAGTTTCGGATTGCCATAGCGACGAGCCTACCTCAGTTCGTCTTGGTCCGCACGCTGTCAACGCGGCGTCTTGCGGGAACGATGCGCGAGCGCTATGATCAGATGTTCAGTATCGCGCCTCGCAGTTTTCCGCGATACGATCGCGCATGAGGATCGAGACCCTGCCAGGAGGAGCAATGATGTCGAAGCTAGCCGTGAATGAAATTCGTCAGGGAGACTCGATCAAGCTGATGCAAGCCATGCCCGCGGGATGCGTGGACTTGGCATTTGCCGATCCGCCGTTCAACATCGGCTATGAATACGATGTTTACCAAGACAAGAAGAAGCACGACGATTATCTCGACTGGTCGAAACAATGGATCGGTGCGGTCCATCGCGTGCTGAAGCCCGATGGCACATTCTGGTTGGCGATTGGCGATGAGTATGCCGCGGAATTGAAGCTTGCCAGTCAAGGGATTGGTTTCACGTGCCGCAGTTGGGTGATCTGGTACTACACATTCGGCGTGAATTGCACGAACAAGTTCAGCCGGTCTCATGCGCACTTGTTCTACTTCGTAAAAGATCCGAAGACGTTCACGTTTTGCTCCGAGGAACTGGAGAACCGTATTCCGTCGGCCCGGCAGTTGGTCTATGCCGACAAGCGCGCCAATCCGCGCGGTCGCTTGCCCGACGATACCTGGGTGCTGCGCCCGCAAGATTTGGCCGATTGTTTCACGACGGCCGAAGATACCTGGTACTTTCCCCGCGTCGCCGGCACATTCAAGGAACGGGCCGGCTTCCACGGTTGCCAGATGCCCGAGCAATTGCTGGGACGAATTGTTCGCCTTTGCTCACAGCAAGACGACTTGGTCTTCGATCCGTTCAGTGGTAGCGCCACGACCGTGGCCGTGGCCAAAAAGCTCGGACGACGATATCTCGGCTTCGATTTGTCGACGGACTATGTCAAGCGTGGCCGCGATCGGCTGGAAAGAATCGCGGTAGGAGACCGCTTGGACGGCGCGGCGGCGCCCACAGTGAGCGCGCCGGCGACGCCGCAAGTTTCCGGCGGCAAGACTCGCGCGCTGCCGCAAACTCTGCCAAAGCCTGCGCGCGTCGAATTGGCCACCACCGAGCAACTGGCCGCGTTTCACCAAGGGCTGATTTCCGCGTATGCGCGTTCATACGGTAAGTTTTCGCTTGACCGTGTGCTGGCCGATCCCGCACTCAATGCGCGGTTCGCTGCGGCGTGCCAGCAACTCGGACTGCCAGGAGACCATCGTACCTGGAACTGGACGCTGATCGGCATGCGCAAGGCGGGTCTGCTCGCACACCTGCCCACCTCGCGGCGCACCGAATTCAGCTGCGAGGACTGCGATGCCTACCTGTTCGCCAGTGAAATTGCCTGGCGAAAGATGATTGATCGCGGCTGCGAGAGTCTCGACACTATTCTTTGCGATCCGCAGTTGGCCGAAGAGTTCGATTCCGTCGCACGGCAATGGGCGCCTGGCTACGAGGCCCTCGAATATCGTTGGGCCGCGCTGAAACTCCGCAAAGGGGCGAAAGGAGCACGCATCCGCGCCGCGCAACTGGCCGACGCGACCTTGGGTAAGGCTGTTGCTCTGAATGAGTCGGCTTTGGGCAAGTTCCCCGAGTCGTCGGGCGTGTATGTCGTGGTCGGCTCCGACAAAACAGCACTTTACGCCGGCGAAGCCAGCAATCTGCGCAAACGCCTCGGCCGGCAATGCACAGCCGCCACACGTAAGCTATGGGGCCAAGGAGTCGACGCGTTGCGCGTGCGATTCAAGACGACGCCGGGTCCATATGCCACGCGGCTGGCCTACCAACGACGCTTGGTCGTGCAGCATCACCCGGCGCTCAACCTGCCGGAACAGCAGATTGCGTGAGCCGAAGCGCCGCAAGCCCTCGCCGTCGCTATTACACATCCAGATTTCGCACTTCCAACGCGTGTTTTTCGATGAACTCGCGGCGCGGTTCGACTTTGTCGCCCATCAGGATGCGGAACAATTCGTCGGCGCCCGAGACGTCTTCCATGCGCACTTGCAAGAGCGTGCGGTTCGCGGGATTCAATGTCGTGTCGCGCAACTCTTCGGCGTTCATTTCGCCCAAACCTTTGAAGCGAGTGATCGTCAGCCCGCGTTCGCCGGCCGAGCGGATAGCCGCCAGCAGGCTGCGCAGATCTTCGATGCCGATCTGATTCTCTCCGCGACGCAGGATGTACCGCGACTCTTCGCTGCCCGTGCGTTCCTGCGGGATCAGGGATTGAATGTCGAAGCCCATCGTCGCCAGATCGGCCAGGGCCTTGTTGATCGAACGGACTTCGTGCAGCTCGACGATATGCAAGCGATGCGATGCGTCGCCGTTGGTGTGCGGCGCAGCACCACCGGGCGCCTCGATCGGTTGGCCCCCGTAGGGACGCGGAGAACTTGCCGAAGGGCGGTCGCCGATTGTCAGCTCTTTGCCCTCGGCCGCCTCGCGCTCGGCGACGAATTTGTCGAGTTCCTCGCGGGTGCAGAACCAGTGCTCTTGCGAGCCAAGGTAGACGTGATAGACCGGCAGCCGGCCGGTAACCGGATCCTGCCGCACGGCATGCTGACGCAGGCTGATCCCGCGACGCTCGAGCGCGAGCAACGATTCTTCGAGAGTGGTCAAGGTCTGGCAGAGTTTTGCCATTTCGGCGCCCACGATTTCGCGGCCATCGCCCGGCTCGAAGCGGGCGTCCTGGCGCCCCAACTCGAGCAGTTGGATACGCATTTCATCTTCGGTTTGGACGTAGTAGGTGTCTTTCTTGGTCTTCACACGGAACAGCGGCGGCTGCGCGACAAACACGTGGCCAGCTCGGACCAAGGCATACATCTGACGATAAAAGAACGTGAGCAGTAGCGTGCGGATGTGCGAACCGTCGACGTCGGCATCGGTCATGATGACGATCTTGTTGTAACGGCGTTTGGCCAGATTCATTTCTTCGCCAATGCCCGACCCAATGGCAGCGATAATGCTGCGCACTTCTTCGTTGGCCAGCACTTTATCTTCCCGCGACTTGAAGGCATTGATGATCTTGCCGCGCAACGGCAGGATGGCTTGGTACTCGCGCAGCCGGCCTCCTTCGGCGCTGCCTCCGGCCGAATCCCCTTCCACCAGGTACAGTTCGCACTTTTCGACTTCGCGGCTCGAACAGTCGCGCAGCTTGCCGGGCAAGCCGCCGCCGGTAAGGGCACCCTTCCGCTCGCGGACCATCAGGCGAGCCTTGCGGGCGCTCTCGCGCGCTTCGGCCGCCAACAATCCCTTTTGGGTGATGATCTTGGCCGTCTTGGGATTTTCTTCCAGGAAACGATTGAGAAAATCACCGACTGCCGAGTTGACGATGCCTTCGACCTCGCCGTTTCCCAGTTTGGTCTTGGTCTGTCCTTCGAACTGAGGCTCGGGCACGCGTAGCGAAATCACCGCGGTCAATCCTTCGCGGAAATCCTCGCCCGACGGCACCAGGTCTTTGAACAAATTCTCTTTCTTGCCGTAGGCGTTCAACGTGCGCGTGAGCGCCGTGCGAAAGCCCGAAAGATGCGTGCCGCCTTCGGTCGTGGCGATGTTGTTGACGTAGGAATGCACGTTCTCGGTGTATTCCGAGGAGTATTGCAAGGCAACCTCGAGCCCGACGCCGTCGTAGTCGCCCGCGATATAAACGACCTCGGCGTGCAGTGGCTCGGTGGCGCGATTGAGATGCGCGACAAACTCGATAATGCCGCGCTTGTATTGGAACGTGTCCCCCTCGTCCGTGCGCTGATCGGTAAAAGTGATCTTCACGCCACGATTGAGGAACGCCAACTCCTGCAATCGCTTATAGAGTGTGTTGTAGACGAACTTCTGATTGCCGAAAATCTCGGGATCGGGTTTGAACGTCGTCTTCGTGCCGACTTTGTCCGATGTGCCGATACGACGGACTTCGGTCACTGGAACGCCGCGCTCGTACTCTTGCTGGTAGACATGCCCATTGCGGCGGACTTCGACCTCGCACCATTCGGAAAGAAAATTCACCACGGTAACGCCGACGCCGTGCAGTCCGCCGGAGGTCTGATATGCCCCTTTGGAAAATTTGCCGCCGAACTTCAACACCGTCATGACGCCTTGCAGCGTCGAGAAACCGAGATCCGCATGATTCTCAACGGGGACGCCGCGACCGTCGTCCTCGACCGTGACCGAGCCGTCGATATTGATCGTGACGCCGACCGTGTGGGCGTGTCCCGCCATGGCTTCGTCGATCGAATTATCAACGACTTCGTAGACTAGGTGGTGCAAGCCGCGCATACCGGTATCACCGATGTACATACTGGGGCGTTCGCGGACGTGCTCCAGATCGCTGAGATGTTCGAGCTGCTCGGCGCCGTATTCCGACTCGATCTTGCGATATTCCGGCATGTCCGGCGTGTCCGGCGTTGCTTCGTCGCCAGCCGCATTACTACTCGGTTCGTCTGCCATGTGGCTCTCTTACGTCCTTTCCATAGGAAACCCGCCCCACCAGGCTGCCTGAGGTGTGTACCGCTGTGAGCACTTGAGGGTACGACCATATGTCGTCACAAGCGCTGGCTTTGTCTTACTCCGTTGGTCCGACCCGAAAACGCAGATCGGCAATTTTTTCGTGTGGCAATCGTTCTCGCAATTGCGCGAGAATGTCCGCTTTCTTAAAGGTTAGCTCTTGAACCAGGGCCGAATGATTAACCGTAATTTCCAGCCTTCCCTGCCGCACCAAGCCCACGCGACTGTGACTTGCTATCAGTTCCCCAGCGGCCTCGCGCCAAGCATCGGCCAACTCCAGCGATGAACTCTCGCGGGCATAGCCGCGACGCGCCATCATTTCAGAAAGTATGTCGGCGATCTTCCGTGGCCGGCCGGTAGACATAGTTTGTTGCAGTCGGTTGCCGGTCGCCAGTAATCCGTTGCTGGATATTCGCCCGCACCCGTTCTTGACGTTTGTCGTTCTTGCTAATTCTGACTGCTGCCTTTAGGTTTCCAGCTTCTTATCGATCGCGGGCCAGCGGCATGATCACGTAGGAATATCCATCATCGGTGTGACATACGGCCGCGCTTTCGGCGTCCTTCAATTCCAGCGTGAAAGTCTTTTCGGACTCCAACACTTTGAGAAAATCGTTGAAAAATCGCGGGTCCAAGCTGATCGACACAGCCGGTCCATCGTAGGCCACAGGCAACTCGACGCGTGACTGGCCCAATTCCGGCGCGCGGCCGGAGAGCACCAACTTTCCGTCGCCAAACGTAAAGTCCACGCCGCGGCTCTCTTCGCTCGTAACGATTGCCGCCTGACGTACCGCCGAGTGAAGCGGGCCCACGGCAATCTCGATGCGCACCGCGTCAGGCCGCTTGGGAAACACGTCGCGCCATTTGGGGAAACGCCCCTCGACCAGGCGCGAATACAGTGTGGCTCGTGGCGTCTTCACCAAAAGTTCGTTGGCGCGGGTCGCAATATGAATCTCGGCGTCCGGCTCGGTCAGGACCTTGTCGATCAAGTGCATGCTACGTGTGGGGACGATCGTCATGTTGTCCCCCGTGACATGTCCCCCGACACTCTGCGCCGGCGCCTCCATCATGGCCAAGCGGCGACCATCGGTACCCACGGCGGTGATTTTGTCGGCGGTCAATTCCAAAAGTACGCCGCCGAGAGCGTAACGGCTGCTTTCGTTATCGGTGGCGAAAGTGGTGCGACGAATAATTTGCGACAGCAGACGTGCCGGCACGACGTGATATTTCTGCTCGGTAAATTCGCTGACCGCAGGGAACTCGGCAGGATTCTCTGCCGGCAGGCGAAACTCGCTGTGCTCGCCCCGTACGACCACGCCGTTGCCGTCGGTCTCCAGACGCAACTTGGCATCGCTGCTCTCGCGTAATATCGAGCCAAAGCGTGCGATCGGCAGCACCACGCTACCCGACGCATCGGCCTCGATACCTGGCACTTCGATGCGGATGCCCACTTCCAAATCCGTGGCCAGTACCACCCCGCCATCGGCCCGAGCATCGAGCTTGATGTTTTGCAAAATCGGTTTGGGGCTGCGTGCGGGGGCCACCGCGGCGGCACCCTGGAACGCAATGAGCATCTTCTCACGGTCGCATGTCAGTTTCATGATTTGCCCGCGCTCCTAACGGGAAACGATCGGATCCGTTCTTAGGCACCGGCCACGCGTCGCGTGGAAGCTTTGCGTCGCCAGTGTTTTCTTAAAGTAAGTATTTGAATGGTAGTAGTAGGAATGCTCGCGCCCAAAGTGTCGATAAGAGGCAGTTGATCGCCAGCAAACTATTGTGTGGTCACTATTTATTCAAGCGGCAATGCCTGTGGAAAAAATGTTCACTGCCTGTTGATGATTGTCACTTGCGCGGCGGCACGTCGTGAACAAGTCAGGGTGCCATCCGAGAGCCACTGTGGGGGGAACGACGATGCCAGTAACAAGCCACATCGGCTAACAAGTTTTCCACAATCCTTTCCGGGCATTTTTTGTCTGCACTCTTCAGCATTCTTTAGCGGTCAAGTGTCGCACGCAACTCATATACCGCTTGGCGCAGTTCGGCGTCATGTGCCAATAATCCTTCGATGGTCCGACAGCCGTGCAGAACAGTGGTGTGGTCCCGGCCGCCGAAATACTGTCCGACTGCGTCCAGACTCTTATCAGTCACTTGCCGCGCGACATACATGGCGACGGCACGGGCACGGACGACCTGCTGCCGTCGCGAGGGACTGCGTAGGTCCGCGACTTGCAGTGCAAAGTGACGCGCCGTGTGTGTTGCGATCTCGCGCAACGTCGCCCCACGGCATGCCGGGCGCTTCTCGAGATAACGCGCGACTTCCGCCCGAGAGATCGGTTCGGTCGATCCCAAGTTGGCCTGTAGGTCGTAGAGTGCTCCGCTGAGTTCGGGAACAGAAACCATTAACTGATCTGCCAACAGGCAAGCCGCGTCGTCTTCGATCGAAAGCCCGCGCTTGCGAATGATATCGCCCAAGATTGCCAATTGGGCGGACGCTGCGGGCGGCATGACGCCGAGCGTTAATCCCGCGGCTAGGCGGCTCACGAGCGAAGGAATCAACTGCGAAATCTTGCGGGGTGTGGTGCGGGCCGTTACCACGATCTGCCGTCCCTCTAGCAGCAGCGCGTCGATCGTATGCTGAAGTTCTATTTGTGCAGCGGCCTTCGCGACCAGTTGGGTGAGGTCGTCAAGAACCAGAAAGTCCGCCGTGCGATGCGTCTCGCGCCAAGCCGGTACAGATCTCGACTCGATCGCCGCGGCGTAACCGCTGGCATAGTCTGCGCCCGTCGTAAGCACAACGCGATCGGCCGGACTGCCTGTGGCCCAGCGTTGCGCGAGGCCGTGGGCCAAAAGCGATTTGCCAATGCCTGAGGGACCGTACAGCACGAGCGGATTGTAGGGGGAGCCGCGGCCACACAGATCGTCGAGAACACGCACCAGCAGCGCATTTTCCGGACCGGCCACGAAGCCGTTGCACCAAGTGACACGGCCGGTCAATTCCAGCGTGACGCCACCTTCGGGAAGCTGTGAAATGAGAGTAGCAACGGGCACAATCAGGGGGCCTGTTTCCGGCGAGAAATCCTCCGTAAAAACAAGCCGTCAATGTACCAGAATTAGCTCCCTACGGCGACCGGCAAAGTGGACTTTTTCGCCCCAT
The nucleotide sequence above comes from Pirellulales bacterium. Encoded proteins:
- a CDS encoding DNA gyrase subunit B, which gives rise to MADEPSSNAAGDEATPDTPDMPEYRKIESEYGAEQLEHLSDLEHVRERPSMYIGDTGMRGLHHLVYEVVDNSIDEAMAGHAHTVGVTINIDGSVTVEDDGRGVPVENHADLGFSTLQGVMTVLKFGGKFSKGAYQTSGGLHGVGVTVVNFLSEWCEVEVRRNGHVYQQEYERGVPVTEVRRIGTSDKVGTKTTFKPDPEIFGNQKFVYNTLYKRLQELAFLNRGVKITFTDQRTDEGDTFQYKRGIIEFVAHLNRATEPLHAEVVYIAGDYDGVGLEVALQYSSEYTENVHSYVNNIATTEGGTHLSGFRTALTRTLNAYGKKENLFKDLVPSGEDFREGLTAVISLRVPEPQFEGQTKTKLGNGEVEGIVNSAVGDFLNRFLEENPKTAKIITQKGLLAAEARESARKARLMVRERKGALTGGGLPGKLRDCSSREVEKCELYLVEGDSAGGSAEGGRLREYQAILPLRGKIINAFKSREDKVLANEEVRSIIAAIGSGIGEEMNLAKRRYNKIVIMTDADVDGSHIRTLLLTFFYRQMYALVRAGHVFVAQPPLFRVKTKKDTYYVQTEDEMRIQLLELGRQDARFEPGDGREIVGAEMAKLCQTLTTLEESLLALERRGISLRQHAVRQDPVTGRLPVYHVYLGSQEHWFCTREELDKFVAEREAAEGKELTIGDRPSASSPRPYGGQPIEAPGGAAPHTNGDASHRLHIVELHEVRSINKALADLATMGFDIQSLIPQERTGSEESRYILRRGENQIGIEDLRSLLAAIRSAGERGLTITRFKGLGEMNAEELRDTTLNPANRTLLQVRMEDVSGADELFRILMGDKVEPRREFIEKHALEVRNLDV
- a CDS encoding DUF721 domain-containing protein, which gives rise to MSTGRPRKIADILSEMMARRGYARESSSLELADAWREAAGELIASHSRVGLVRQGRLEITVNHSALVQELTFKKADILAQLRERLPHEKIADLRFRVGPTE
- the dnaN gene encoding DNA polymerase III subunit beta — its product is MKLTCDREKMLIAFQGAAAVAPARSPKPILQNIKLDARADGGVVLATDLEVGIRIEVPGIEADASGSVVLPIARFGSILRESSDAKLRLETDGNGVVVRGEHSEFRLPAENPAEFPAVSEFTEQKYHVVPARLLSQIIRRTTFATDNESSRYALGGVLLELTADKITAVGTDGRRLAMMEAPAQSVGGHVTGDNMTIVPTRSMHLIDKVLTEPDAEIHIATRANELLVKTPRATLYSRLVEGRFPKWRDVFPKRPDAVRIEIAVGPLHSAVRQAAIVTSEESRGVDFTFGDGKLVLSGRAPELGQSRVELPVAYDGPAVSISLDPRFFNDFLKVLESEKTFTLELKDAESAAVCHTDDGYSYVIMPLARDR
- a CDS encoding DnaA/Hda family protein, which gives rise to MPVATLISQLPEGGVTLELTGRVTWCNGFVAGPENALLVRVLDDLCGRGSPYNPLVLYGPSGIGKSLLAHGLAQRWATGSPADRVVLTTGADYASGYAAAIESRSVPAWRETHRTADFLVLDDLTQLVAKAAAQIELQHTIDALLLEGRQIVVTARTTPRKISQLIPSLVSRLAAGLTLGVMPPAASAQLAILGDIIRKRGLSIEDDAACLLADQLMVSVPELSGALYDLQANLGSTEPISRAEVARYLEKRPACRGATLREIATHTARHFALQVADLRSPSRRQQVVRARAVAMYVARQVTDKSLDAVGQYFGGRDHTTVLHGCRTIEGLLAHDAELRQAVYELRATLDR